A single region of the Deefgea piscis genome encodes:
- a CDS encoding endonuclease NucS domain-containing protein, producing the protein MKNYYRVMLGRNSMYAAECFAGNFIGANFGIHQDLQTKLSEDWREFNHAFVPQWLALNPSKSKVAAGLACGALWTVSKGIQNGDIVLCPDGQGTYRVGEVLSDYQYLAGEILPHRRAVRWFAEIPRTAMSDALRNSCGSIGTVSTISKYATELEALLSGHISPTLIATDPAVEDQTAFALEKHLEDFLVANWSQTELGKDYDIYTEDGETIGQQYPSDTGPMDILAISKDKKQLLVVELKKGRASDAVVGQVLRYMGFVMGELAEADQSVRGVIIALEDDQRIRRALAAVGNVDFYRYQISFKLQKSN; encoded by the coding sequence ATGAAAAACTACTACCGTGTCATGCTAGGCCGCAACTCAATGTACGCTGCAGAATGTTTTGCTGGCAACTTCATTGGGGCCAATTTTGGAATCCACCAAGATCTGCAAACTAAGCTAAGTGAAGATTGGCGCGAGTTTAATCACGCCTTTGTACCGCAATGGCTTGCGCTGAACCCTAGTAAGAGCAAAGTGGCAGCGGGTTTGGCTTGCGGTGCGCTGTGGACTGTATCGAAAGGTATTCAAAACGGTGATATCGTGCTCTGCCCCGATGGGCAGGGCACATATCGCGTGGGTGAGGTGCTGTCTGATTATCAATATCTGGCGGGTGAAATCCTGCCGCATCGCCGCGCTGTGCGCTGGTTTGCAGAAATCCCACGCACTGCAATGAGCGATGCGCTGCGCAATTCCTGCGGCTCGATTGGTACGGTGAGTACGATCAGTAAATACGCCACGGAACTCGAAGCGCTGCTCTCAGGCCACATTAGCCCAACATTGATTGCCACCGACCCTGCCGTTGAAGACCAGACTGCATTTGCACTTGAAAAACATCTCGAAGATTTCCTCGTCGCCAACTGGTCGCAAACCGAGCTGGGCAAGGATTACGATATTTACACTGAGGATGGCGAAACTATCGGCCAACAATACCCAAGCGACACCGGCCCGATGGATATATTGGCGATCAGCAAGGACAAAAAACAATTGCTGGTGGTTGAGCTAAAAAAAGGCCGAGCCAGCGATGCCGTCGTCGGCCAAGTGCTGCGCTATATGGGCTTTGTGATGGGCGAGCTAGCCGAAGCCGATCAGTCTGTGCGCGGCGTAATCATCGCGCTAGAAGACGACCAACGTATTCGCAGAGCTTTGGCGGCAGTTGGGAATGTGGACTTTTATCGGTATCAGATTAGCTTTAAATTACAAAAATCAAATTAG
- a CDS encoding HNH endonuclease, translating to MTYYFAYHGPENDSSFDYLGGYGVKTKSKLKKISIGDQIFIIQKLKNHSTFELCGLFAITETYDSPTHKDREYRVKLTPVIECTPFLALNEEELSIQLPETPENGSNKGWSNFKRHFCTQGGSLSTAISADVLAVLNAQLNPRSVVFTLPDEIENPSSAELIEGSVTRVMVNAYERNPEARKACLKHWGHQCAVCNFHFELFYGDIGKKYIHVHHLKAISSIGKEYVIDPINDLRPVCPNCHAMLHQQNPPLSIEELEKRVKLYGKRPS from the coding sequence ATGACATATTACTTTGCCTATCACGGCCCTGAAAATGACTCCTCGTTTGACTATCTTGGCGGTTATGGCGTTAAAACAAAAAGTAAATTAAAAAAGATCAGTATTGGTGATCAGATTTTTATTATCCAAAAGCTCAAGAATCATAGTACGTTTGAACTTTGCGGGTTGTTTGCTATTACCGAAACATACGACTCCCCGACTCATAAAGACCGTGAATATCGCGTCAAACTGACTCCGGTTATCGAATGCACGCCATTCTTAGCTTTAAATGAAGAAGAACTAAGCATTCAACTGCCTGAGACTCCTGAAAATGGCAGCAATAAAGGCTGGTCAAACTTTAAGCGTCATTTTTGCACCCAAGGTGGTTCTTTATCCACAGCGATCTCAGCGGATGTTTTAGCAGTACTTAACGCTCAACTTAATCCAAGATCAGTTGTTTTTACTTTACCCGATGAAATTGAAAATCCATCTTCCGCTGAGCTAATTGAAGGTAGTGTGACCCGCGTGATGGTTAACGCTTATGAGCGGAACCCTGAAGCGCGCAAGGCTTGCCTGAAACACTGGGGTCATCAGTGCGCAGTCTGCAATTTTCACTTCGAGCTTTTTTATGGTGATATCGGCAAGAAATATATACATGTTCACCATCTGAAAGCCATTTCCTCAATCGGGAAAGAATACGTTATTGACCCGATTAATGACTTAAGACCGGTGTGCCCGAATTGTCACGCCATGCTACATCAACAAAATCCACCTTTATCAATTGAAGAGCTGGAGAAGAGAGTAAAACTTTATGGCAAGCGACCTTCTTGA
- a CDS encoding restriction endonuclease subunit S, producing the protein MELKAGCKQTEIGVIPEDWEIACLSQLAELITSGSRGWAKYYSDSGALFVRSQNVRDGRLDFTDNQFVNPPKNSEGSRTQLKNLDLLITITGNSVGNVAIVEQELGEAYISQHVGLVRLSSPVLGKFICYFLSPNSSGNLQILASQSGQSKPGLTLKNIHDFWIALPPIHEQNAIVAALSDVDTLLAKLDALIAKKRDLKQAAMQQLLTAQTRLPGFVGEWVNVALGDIADSNQKWSFTGGPFGSNLKSSDYIDDGVRIIQLQNIGDGEFHNDSKVFTTSKKADELLSCNIYPGEIILSKMGDPVARACIIPPHHERYLMCSDGIRLVVNPKKFNTYFIFLAINYPDFRSRAENAGTGSTRKRIGLTELRNLEIFCPPLPEQIAIVTILSDMDAEITALEARRDKTRTLKQGMMQELLTGKTRLI; encoded by the coding sequence ATGGAACTGAAAGCGGGTTGCAAGCAAACCGAGATTGGGGTGATTCCGGAGGATTGGGAAATTGCATGTTTAAGTCAACTTGCAGAGCTCATCACGAGTGGTTCTCGTGGGTGGGCGAAATACTATTCAGATAGTGGCGCTTTATTCGTTCGCAGCCAGAATGTGCGAGATGGGAGACTTGATTTCACTGATAATCAATTTGTAAATCCCCCAAAAAACTCAGAAGGTAGTCGAACACAACTAAAAAATTTAGACCTGCTAATTACCATAACAGGTAATAGTGTCGGTAATGTCGCTATTGTCGAACAAGAGCTAGGCGAGGCTTATATTAGCCAGCACGTAGGACTTGTTCGTTTGTCATCACCTGTTTTAGGTAAATTTATATGCTATTTTCTTTCACCAAATTCATCTGGTAATTTGCAGATTCTAGCAAGTCAATCTGGCCAAAGTAAGCCAGGATTAACTCTAAAAAATATTCATGATTTTTGGATTGCATTACCACCTATTCATGAACAAAACGCGATTGTAGCTGCGCTGTCCGATGTGGATACGCTGCTAGCCAAACTCGACGCGCTGATCGCCAAAAAACGCGACCTCAAACAAGCCGCCATGCAACAACTCCTAACCGCCCAAACCCGCCTGCCGGGGTTTGTTGGGGAGTGGGTTAATGTTGCTCTTGGTGATATTGCAGATTCAAATCAGAAATGGAGTTTTACTGGTGGCCCATTTGGTTCAAATCTAAAATCATCCGATTATATCGATGATGGCGTACGAATAATCCAGCTTCAAAATATTGGTGATGGTGAGTTTCATAATGATTCTAAGGTTTTTACTACGAGTAAAAAAGCTGATGAATTACTTAGCTGCAACATTTATCCGGGGGAAATCATTCTCTCGAAAATGGGTGATCCTGTTGCTCGTGCCTGCATTATTCCGCCACATCACGAACGTTATTTAATGTGTTCTGATGGAATTCGCTTAGTCGTGAATCCAAAAAAATTTAATACATACTTTATTTTCTTAGCGATCAATTACCCAGATTTTAGATCCCGAGCAGAAAATGCAGGGACAGGTTCAACAAGGAAGCGAATTGGTTTGACTGAGCTTAGAAATTTAGAGATTTTTTGCCCGCCATTGCCAGAACAAATCGCTATCGTGACCATTCTCTCCGACATGGATGCCGAAATCACCGCCCTCGAAGCCCGCCGCGACAAAACCCGCACGCTCAAGCAAGGCATGATGCAAGAATTGCTGACGGGCAAAACACGTTTAATTTAA
- a CDS encoding type I restriction-modification system subunit M, with protein sequence MAIKKSELYSSLWKSCDELRGGMDASQYKDYILVLLFVKYVSDKYAGQRDSLIEIPTGGSFADMVALKGDKEIGEKINIIIAALAEANELKGVIDVADFNDPDKLGKGKDMVERLSNLISIFDNPNLNFASNRAEGDDILGDAYEFLMRQFSIQSGKSKGQFYTPAEVSRIMAKVLNLSEATSGDQTIYDPTCGSGSLLLKAHDEAKGAKGLDLALYGQEMDNATSALAKMNMILHDCPTAEIWQDNTLSTPYFKEQSGQLKRHDFIVANPPFSTKAWSNGFNPAEDEFGRFEYGVPPEKNGDYAFLLHMLASLKSTGKAAVILPHGVLFRGGAEGRIRQEIVSRGYIKGIIGLPANLFYGTGIPACIIVLDKEHAAARKGIFMVDASKGFVKDGNKHRLREQDIHKIVDTFTKLAETEQYARLVPLAEIAANDYNLNLPRYIDTSEAEDLQDIAAHLRGGIPQRDLDAMKSYWQVFPSIQNQLMATSQYPGYYDLKVAIADIKPTIFSHPEFIAFNDAAHATFRQWQSSAAQQLKAITPGITHPKTLNDTLAEQLLAAFEKTPLIQPYDVYQHLMDYWAQSMQDDVYLVAADGWQALSDGKPNLDLLPKDLIIARYFAAEAAQITELESTRDAAAQAREEFEEEHAGDDGLLVEAKTEKGKLSAKSVKDRLKVIAHDTTAKEEIAALKRWTQLADAETAASKQVKDAEKALDTLVMAQYRRISQLDVCDIVVDDKWLVAIETAIQSELDRVSQTLTGRVRQLAERYATPLPTLLDEVESLSTKVDAHLQQMGFTWN encoded by the coding sequence ATGGCCATCAAGAAATCTGAACTTTATTCATCCCTCTGGAAATCGTGCGACGAATTGCGTGGTGGGATGGATGCCAGCCAGTACAAAGATTACATTCTCGTTTTATTGTTCGTGAAATACGTTTCGGATAAATACGCGGGGCAAAGGGATTCGCTGATTGAAATCCCCACTGGCGGTAGCTTTGCCGACATGGTCGCGCTCAAGGGCGATAAAGAAATCGGCGAGAAGATCAATATCATTATCGCCGCTCTGGCAGAGGCCAATGAACTCAAAGGCGTGATCGACGTTGCCGACTTTAATGATCCAGACAAGCTCGGCAAGGGCAAGGATATGGTCGAGCGCCTATCCAATCTGATTAGTATTTTCGACAATCCTAATTTGAACTTCGCCAGTAATCGCGCCGAGGGTGACGATATTCTAGGCGATGCCTACGAATTTCTGATGCGCCAATTTTCTATTCAATCGGGCAAATCCAAAGGCCAGTTTTATACTCCCGCCGAAGTGTCGCGCATTATGGCGAAAGTATTGAATTTGTCGGAAGCCACTAGCGGCGATCAAACGATTTACGACCCAACCTGCGGCTCGGGCTCTTTGCTGCTTAAAGCGCACGATGAAGCCAAAGGCGCAAAGGGGCTAGACCTCGCGCTCTATGGGCAAGAAATGGATAACGCCACCAGCGCCTTGGCCAAGATGAATATGATTTTGCACGACTGCCCAACGGCGGAAATCTGGCAAGACAACACGCTCTCTACGCCGTACTTTAAGGAACAAAGCGGCCAGCTCAAGCGTCACGACTTCATCGTGGCCAATCCACCGTTTTCGACCAAAGCGTGGAGCAATGGTTTTAACCCTGCGGAAGACGAGTTTGGTCGTTTTGAATATGGCGTGCCACCCGAGAAAAATGGCGATTACGCCTTTCTGCTGCACATGCTGGCCTCGCTCAAATCCACCGGCAAAGCCGCAGTGATTTTGCCGCATGGTGTGTTATTCCGTGGTGGTGCCGAAGGCCGCATTCGCCAAGAGATCGTCAGCCGTGGTTATATCAAAGGCATTATCGGCCTGCCTGCCAACTTGTTTTACGGCACCGGCATTCCCGCTTGTATCATCGTGCTGGATAAAGAGCACGCCGCCGCGCGGAAAGGCATCTTTATGGTCGATGCCAGCAAGGGCTTTGTGAAAGACGGCAACAAACACCGCCTGCGTGAGCAAGACATCCACAAAATCGTCGATACCTTCACCAAGCTAGCCGAGACCGAGCAATACGCTCGCCTCGTGCCATTGGCGGAAATCGCCGCCAACGATTACAACCTGAATCTACCGCGTTATATCGACACCTCTGAGGCTGAAGACCTGCAAGACATCGCCGCGCATTTGCGCGGCGGTATTCCGCAGCGTGATTTGGATGCGATGAAATCCTACTGGCAGGTATTCCCTTCTATCCAAAATCAGCTAATGGCTACAAGCCAATACCCTGGCTATTACGATTTAAAAGTTGCGATTGCCGATATTAAACCGACGATTTTTAGTCATCCTGAATTTATTGCCTTTAACGATGCTGCCCACGCCACTTTCCGCCAATGGCAAAGCAGCGCTGCGCAACAGCTCAAAGCGATTACCCCTGGCATCACCCACCCAAAAACGCTCAACGACACTTTAGCCGAGCAATTGCTCGCAGCGTTTGAAAAGACGCCACTCATACAGCCTTACGATGTGTATCAGCACCTGATGGATTATTGGGCGCAATCCATGCAAGACGATGTGTATCTGGTCGCCGCCGATGGCTGGCAAGCCCTGAGCGATGGCAAACCCAATCTCGATTTGCTGCCCAAAGACTTAATCATTGCACGCTATTTTGCAGCGGAAGCCGCGCAAATCACCGAGCTAGAATCCACCCGCGATGCTGCCGCGCAAGCGCGGGAAGAATTTGAAGAAGAGCACGCAGGTGACGATGGCCTGCTGGTCGAAGCGAAAACCGAAAAAGGCAAACTCAGCGCCAAAAGCGTCAAAGACCGCCTCAAAGTGATTGCCCACGATACGACAGCCAAAGAAGAAATCGCCGCGCTAAAACGTTGGACGCAACTGGCAGATGCAGAAACCGCAGCAAGCAAACAAGTCAAAGACGCTGAAAAAGCCCTCGACACGCTCGTGATGGCGCAGTATCGGCGTATTAGCCAGCTCGACGTGTGCGATATCGTCGTCGACGATAAATGGCTGGTGGCGATTGAAACCGCCATCCAAAGCGAACTCGACCGCGTCAGCCAAACACTAACGGGGCGCGTGCGCCAACTAGCCGAACGCTACGCCACACCGCTGCCAACGTTACTGGATGAAGTCGAAAGCCTCAGCACCAAAGTCGATGCCCACTTGCAACAGATGGGGTTCACATGGAACTGA
- a CDS encoding c-type cytochrome has protein sequence MSGSNASASKSVVGMILAALIGVPLFVYLVIKLFTSGMSMNMASSTMTNEAVVARLQPVGVVKIVDSTPIGSRSGKAVYEAVCISCHGAGLAGAPKFADAAAWSTRIGQGFATLVKHAVVGFNAMPAKGGDPALTDEEVARAVAFMGNAAGAKFEEPKIAAGTAATIDPNVKGKEIYASVCMACHDTGVAGAPKFGDKAAWAPRLKDGVDNAIAIATKGLNAMPPKGGYSGSDAEFNAAALYLINASK, from the coding sequence ATGAGCGGTTCCAACGCATCTGCGTCTAAAAGCGTTGTCGGAATGATTCTGGCGGCTTTAATTGGCGTACCTCTGTTTGTTTACTTGGTAATCAAGCTGTTTACTTCGGGTATGTCGATGAATATGGCAAGCTCAACGATGACTAATGAGGCCGTCGTAGCACGCTTACAACCTGTCGGCGTTGTCAAGATTGTCGATAGTACGCCGATTGGTTCTCGCTCAGGTAAGGCTGTTTATGAGGCCGTATGTATTTCCTGTCATGGCGCTGGCTTGGCTGGCGCACCTAAATTTGCGGATGCAGCGGCTTGGTCTACGCGAATCGGCCAAGGTTTTGCGACTTTGGTAAAGCATGCTGTCGTTGGGTTTAACGCGATGCCAGCCAAGGGTGGCGATCCAGCGTTAACGGATGAAGAAGTGGCGCGTGCCGTGGCCTTTATGGGTAATGCAGCAGGTGCCAAATTTGAAGAACCTAAAATCGCTGCTGGCACTGCGGCAACGATTGATCCAAATGTAAAAGGTAAAGAAATTTACGCTAGCGTTTGTATGGCTTGCCATGACACGGGTGTTGCTGGTGCACCTAAATTTGGCGACAAAGCCGCTTGGGCGCCACGTTTGAAAGACGGCGTTGATAATGCAATTGCGATTGCAACAAAGGGTTTGAATGCGATGCCACCGAAAGGCGGTTATAGCGGTTCAGATGCTGAATTTAATGCCGCTGCTTTGTATTTGATTAATGCTTCGAAATAA
- a CDS encoding SIS domain-containing protein, whose product MPIASADLSSPSLYTAERGWLLQAINDQAALCANLIEHAKANTLAPWLQEPERFADIQAVLLIASGSSFHAAQAARFWIESLAGLPAQVELASEFCQQHLLSRPHTLVIIIAESGEAADTLAALKYAQQLDYPLTIAIGHHADSTLMQQTQLQLMLDVGQQHGRIATKTFCAQLLGLFLVTQTLAQSQNQAIPSDIDAELAALPDAITQVLNLAPQLKQWAQCLQQQTAIFITARQSYTPIASEGALKFKAIAHCFAEACSCGELKHGIANLAKQKIALIACLPWDSLAEKTLADLRQFHHHHCAIFVLSDAPLSKINGLNTIQMPHKLKHLNPLLYAIALQELAYHTANDSFAQSIKKATSTDVA is encoded by the coding sequence ATGCCAATCGCCAGCGCCGACTTAAGTTCGCCCTCTCTCTACACCGCTGAGCGCGGCTGGCTATTGCAAGCGATTAACGATCAAGCAGCGCTATGCGCCAATCTAATTGAACACGCCAAAGCCAACACACTCGCGCCTTGGCTGCAAGAGCCTGAACGCTTTGCCGACATCCAAGCGGTGTTACTCATTGCCAGCGGCTCGAGTTTTCATGCCGCACAAGCAGCTCGCTTTTGGATTGAAAGCCTCGCAGGGCTACCGGCTCAAGTTGAATTAGCCAGCGAGTTTTGCCAGCAACATTTACTCTCTCGCCCCCACACGCTAGTGATTATTATTGCCGAATCTGGCGAAGCCGCCGACACCTTAGCCGCACTCAAATACGCGCAGCAGCTGGATTACCCGCTGACTATCGCCATCGGCCATCATGCCGACAGCACACTCATGCAGCAGACCCAATTGCAACTAATGCTTGATGTTGGCCAGCAACACGGTCGCATTGCGACCAAAACATTTTGCGCCCAATTGCTGGGTTTATTTTTGGTTACGCAAACACTAGCTCAATCGCAAAACCAAGCCATACCCAGCGATATCGACGCCGAGCTTGCCGCACTGCCTGACGCAATCACACAAGTTTTAAACCTCGCGCCACAGCTCAAACAATGGGCTCAATGCTTGCAGCAACAAACCGCCATTTTTATTACCGCACGGCAGAGCTACACACCGATCGCCAGCGAAGGGGCACTCAAATTTAAAGCCATCGCGCATTGCTTTGCCGAGGCCTGCTCTTGCGGTGAACTCAAGCACGGCATTGCCAACCTTGCCAAGCAAAAAATCGCCCTGATTGCCTGCCTGCCATGGGATAGCTTGGCCGAAAAAACCTTGGCCGATTTACGCCAGTTTCACCACCATCACTGCGCTATTTTTGTTTTAAGCGACGCCCCGCTCAGCAAAATTAACGGCCTTAACACGATTCAAATGCCACATAAACTCAAGCACCTCAATCCACTACTGTATGCCATCGCCCTACAAGAACTTGCCTACCACACGGCAAACGATTCATTTGCGCAAAGCATAAAAAAAGCCACATCAACAGATGTGGCTTGA
- a CDS encoding beta-1,6-N-acetylglucosaminyltransferase, giving the protein MTTIAYFILAHAHPEQISRLIQQLNTPHSRFYIHIDANAPDDIFTALQNQWSTHNNIHFIERQACRWGGFSLVDASLKLMAAASKDGFDWGVLLSGQDYPIHSNQYIEETLARSPYLGLIDIKPAPEFDIAYRYRAWHFEHLNGTYLNKALQKIQRLTRKVGIERALPAPISQVYAGSQWWTLSHTACQAVLEFVAKHPQVVDFFRQTLIPDEMFFQTILMNSPLANQLSSDARRYLEWNDGAWSPCLLKPENIRQLQHSNALFARKFAADSATTQALMALHRQ; this is encoded by the coding sequence ATGACCACTATTGCTTACTTTATTCTGGCCCACGCCCATCCCGAACAAATTTCACGCCTGATTCAGCAACTCAATACACCGCATTCACGGTTTTATATTCACATCGACGCCAATGCGCCGGATGACATATTCACGGCATTACAAAACCAATGGTCAACACACAACAACATTCATTTTATTGAGCGCCAAGCCTGCCGCTGGGGTGGTTTTTCATTGGTTGATGCCAGCCTAAAACTCATGGCTGCTGCCAGCAAAGACGGCTTTGACTGGGGGGTATTGCTCTCTGGACAAGACTACCCAATCCATAGCAATCAATACATCGAAGAAACCTTAGCACGTAGCCCCTACCTTGGCTTGATTGACATCAAGCCTGCGCCAGAGTTTGACATTGCCTACCGCTATCGCGCATGGCACTTTGAACATCTGAACGGCACATACTTGAATAAAGCACTGCAAAAAATACAGCGCTTGACCCGCAAAGTCGGCATAGAACGCGCTTTGCCGGCACCGATTTCGCAAGTTTATGCCGGCTCACAATGGTGGACACTGAGCCACACTGCCTGCCAAGCCGTGCTCGAGTTTGTGGCAAAACACCCGCAGGTGGTGGATTTTTTCCGCCAAACACTCATTCCTGACGAGATGTTTTTTCAAACCATTTTGATGAATAGCCCACTGGCCAATCAACTCTCAAGCGATGCGCGACGTTATTTAGAATGGAATGATGGTGCTTGGTCGCCCTGCTTGCTCAAGCCTGAAAACATCCGCCAACTGCAGCACAGCAACGCTTTATTCGCCCGAAAATTTGCCGCAGACTCCGCCACCACCCAAGCACTCATGGCATTACATCGCCAATAA
- the xseB gene encoding exodeoxyribonuclease VII small subunit encodes MAKAAAKSANLPDNFEQGLAELEALIAQMEAGGQALDASLLAFSRGTELLRFCESKLSAAEQQVRLLEGGELKPMPKMGTE; translated from the coding sequence ATGGCAAAAGCAGCAGCGAAATCGGCGAATTTACCCGATAACTTTGAACAAGGCTTGGCCGAGTTAGAGGCTCTGATTGCCCAAATGGAAGCCGGTGGACAAGCACTCGATGCGAGTTTGTTGGCATTTAGCCGTGGCACTGAATTATTGCGTTTTTGCGAAAGCAAATTAAGCGCGGCAGAGCAGCAAGTTCGCCTCTTAGAAGGTGGTGAGCTTAAACCAATGCCAAAGATGGGGACAGAATAA
- a CDS encoding polyprenyl synthetase family protein, with product MSKTVATDFKLWMEDVQAQMERALSQVLPSSNHLPERLHDAMRYSVLDGGKRVRPLLVFAAGSLVDAPAERLQYAGCALEFIHAYSLVHDDMPAMDNDVLRRGKPTVHVAYGEATALLAGDALQAAAFEVLANHRLADNPADQLQMIRLLATASGSLGMCGGQGIDLYSVGQTLTLPQLEMMHILKTGALIRASVLLGSYCGTPLTSEQREALDHYAKCIGLAFQVVDDILDCEADSATLGKTAGKDAANNKPTYVALLGLKGAKEKASELKASALAALAPFGERANILSALAGYIVDRKY from the coding sequence ATGAGCAAAACGGTAGCGACTGATTTTAAACTCTGGATGGAAGACGTTCAGGCGCAAATGGAGCGCGCGCTATCGCAAGTATTGCCATCGAGCAATCATTTGCCCGAGCGCTTGCACGACGCGATGCGCTACAGCGTGCTCGACGGTGGCAAGCGAGTGCGGCCATTATTAGTGTTTGCTGCGGGTTCGTTGGTTGATGCGCCTGCCGAACGTTTGCAATACGCGGGCTGTGCCTTGGAATTTATTCATGCTTATTCCTTAGTACATGACGATATGCCCGCTATGGATAACGACGTGTTGCGCCGAGGTAAGCCAACGGTGCACGTGGCTTACGGTGAGGCTACTGCGCTATTGGCGGGTGATGCTTTACAAGCTGCTGCATTTGAAGTGTTGGCTAATCATCGCTTGGCCGACAATCCGGCGGATCAATTGCAAATGATTCGGTTGTTGGCGACGGCATCGGGCAGTTTGGGTATGTGTGGCGGGCAAGGTATCGATTTATATAGTGTTGGGCAGACGTTGACTTTGCCGCAGCTGGAAATGATGCATATTTTGAAAACCGGTGCCTTGATTCGCGCCTCGGTTTTATTGGGCTCTTACTGCGGTACGCCATTGACCAGCGAGCAGCGCGAAGCGCTCGATCATTACGCCAAATGCATCGGTTTGGCATTTCAAGTGGTTGACGATATTTTGGATTGTGAAGCGGATTCGGCCACCTTGGGTAAAACCGCAGGGAAAGACGCGGCGAATAATAAGCCCACCTATGTGGCTTTGCTGGGACTAAAAGGCGCAAAAGAAAAAGCCAGTGAGCTCAAAGCTTCGGCGTTGGCCGCATTAGCTCCCTTTGGGGAAAGAGCCAATATATTAAGTGCCCTTGCTGGGTATATTGTTGATAGAAAATACTAA